One stretch of Amycolatopsis sp. NBC_00345 DNA includes these proteins:
- a CDS encoding TIGR04222 domain-containing membrane protein, with protein MTGTWGIDGAIFATASIALGVFVLLRAFVRDRRALRGGRSVTGLPSLAHVAMLTGGPVRVGQTVVAGMIEREQVRVDSGGRLHLTPLAPTDPLGREAVAIIGLRSGVTGVVGELSRSPAMRALTGELVSHGLIVDEAPVRKAWQRTLIVESALLTVGLVWFLVDVLRGTFAGDLLIAAAVALALSVVALAQATRTAGPRLTEAGRAAATAGWADESLVTGAAGAVAVGGLANYPDRDIRVALSRGTVAPRAPRRGRSQAGYAAGAGAWIAGSSWGGGSSCGGGSSCSGSSCGGGSGCGGGSGCGGGGGCGGGGSS; from the coding sequence ATGACTGGGACCTGGGGAATCGACGGCGCGATCTTCGCCACCGCAAGCATCGCGCTGGGCGTGTTCGTCCTGCTCCGCGCGTTCGTCCGCGACCGGCGGGCATTACGCGGCGGCCGCTCGGTGACAGGGCTCCCGTCGCTGGCGCACGTCGCGATGCTGACCGGCGGCCCGGTCCGCGTCGGCCAGACGGTGGTGGCCGGGATGATCGAGCGCGAGCAGGTCCGCGTCGACAGCGGTGGACGGCTGCACCTGACCCCGCTCGCGCCCACCGACCCGCTCGGCCGTGAGGCCGTGGCGATCATCGGCCTCCGGTCCGGCGTGACCGGCGTGGTCGGCGAGCTGTCCCGGAGCCCGGCAATGCGGGCCCTCACTGGCGAACTGGTCTCACACGGACTGATCGTCGACGAAGCGCCGGTGCGGAAAGCCTGGCAGCGCACCCTGATCGTGGAGTCGGCGCTGCTCACCGTCGGCCTGGTCTGGTTCCTGGTGGACGTGCTGCGCGGGACGTTCGCTGGTGATCTGCTGATCGCCGCCGCCGTAGCACTCGCGCTGTCGGTGGTCGCACTCGCGCAGGCCACGCGCACCGCAGGACCCCGGCTCACCGAAGCGGGCCGCGCCGCGGCAACGGCCGGCTGGGCCGACGAAAGCCTGGTCACCGGCGCGGCCGGCGCAGTCGCCGTCGGCGGGCTCGCCAACTACCCGGACCGCGACATCCGGGTCGCGCTCAGCCGCGGCACCGTGGCGCCGCGCGCACCGCGGCGCGGTCGATCGCAGGCCGGCTACGCGGCCGGTGCGGGGGCGTGGATCGCCGGTTCCTCGTGGGGCGGCGGTTCGAGTTGCGGCGGTGGGTCGAGCTGCAGCGGTTCGAGCTGTGGCGGCGGCTCGGGCTGCGGTGGCGGCTCAGGCTGCGGAGGCGGCGGCGGATGCGGTGGCGGCGGCAGCAGCTAG
- the msrB gene encoding peptide-methionine (R)-S-oxide reductase MsrB, which yields MKPVVGTTPRVVKSEQEWRTELSPEEYAVLRQAGTEQPFVGEYTDTKTTGVYECRACGAEIFRSDTKFESHCGWPSFYDPADSDAVLLREDRAMGMRRIEVLCASCHSHLGHVFEGEGYETPTDQRYCINSISMKLVPES from the coding sequence ATGAAACCCGTCGTCGGCACCACGCCCCGCGTGGTGAAGTCCGAGCAGGAATGGCGCACGGAGCTGAGCCCTGAGGAGTACGCCGTGCTCCGGCAGGCGGGCACCGAGCAGCCGTTCGTCGGCGAGTACACCGACACGAAGACCACCGGTGTCTACGAGTGCCGCGCCTGCGGGGCCGAGATCTTCCGCAGCGACACGAAGTTCGAGAGCCACTGCGGCTGGCCGTCGTTCTACGACCCGGCCGACTCCGACGCCGTGCTGCTGCGCGAGGACCGGGCCATGGGCATGCGCCGCATCGAGGTGCTCTGCGCCTCCTGCCACAGCCACCTCGGGCACGTCTTCGAGGGCGAAGGCTACGAAACGCCGACCGACCAGCGCTACTGCATCAACTCGATCTCCATGAAACTCGTCCCCGAGTCCTGA
- a CDS encoding serine/threonine-protein kinase encodes MIAGHYRLVEHIGSGAMGVVWRAVDVRLERSVAIKQILPQPGVSEAERDNMRQRAMREAKNAARFQHPNAIVVFDIAEHSGDPCLVMEYLNGPSLSAVLADQGTLPVGQVARIGEQVAAALVAAHRAGIVHRDVKPGNILIDETGTAKITDFGISRAAGDMTLTQTGLIGGTPAYLAPELARGADPVPSSDVFALGATLYQAIEGQTPYGNTTNQLALLYAAANGQINPPTQAGPATALLMSLLRSEPAERPSMAEARERLAALTAGEPTPPMTPLLLSGNQGDRVGSRPPWQRAEAQSPSSAPIPAQKAPSNPPRTPTAAFMPMRSPAAPPQTPGPKSSGPQPAGPQSAGPQTPPRQAAPLQQTPPQTPPRPQPAQSRPPTPPRTPATTAAAPSYPNGKSADTKRKAAILAGGAAAVVVVAVVVFLVLSNGSGNDKGTSPVGQQPPPSNSAGASNPASNTPSSPPVAGLGQTPNEGQIGFSPAGQRVIDFYSFPQAAAAAWSMLTPAAQQVYGTQDTFNQYWAKFQSVSSKGARGADNADGSVTITVTVNFPDHSEARTFRVISSGGQLLIDSDTKSQQASNQ; translated from the coding sequence CTGATCGCGGGGCACTATCGCCTCGTCGAGCACATTGGTAGCGGTGCCATGGGAGTGGTGTGGCGCGCCGTCGACGTGCGCCTGGAACGGTCGGTGGCGATCAAGCAGATCCTGCCGCAGCCGGGTGTGTCGGAGGCCGAGCGCGACAACATGCGCCAGCGCGCGATGCGCGAGGCCAAGAACGCGGCCCGGTTCCAGCACCCGAACGCCATCGTGGTGTTCGACATCGCCGAGCACAGCGGCGACCCGTGCCTGGTGATGGAGTACCTGAACGGCCCGAGCCTGTCCGCCGTGCTGGCCGACCAGGGCACCCTGCCGGTGGGCCAGGTCGCGCGCATCGGCGAGCAGGTCGCGGCCGCGCTGGTCGCGGCGCACCGCGCCGGGATCGTGCACCGCGACGTCAAACCGGGCAACATCCTGATCGACGAGACCGGCACCGCGAAGATCACCGACTTCGGCATCTCGCGCGCGGCGGGTGACATGACCCTCACCCAGACCGGCCTGATCGGCGGCACCCCGGCCTACCTCGCGCCCGAGCTGGCCCGCGGCGCCGACCCGGTGCCCAGCTCCGACGTCTTCGCCCTCGGTGCCACGCTCTATCAGGCGATCGAAGGCCAGACGCCGTACGGCAACACCACCAACCAGCTCGCACTGCTCTACGCGGCCGCGAACGGCCAGATCAACCCGCCGACCCAGGCGGGCCCGGCCACCGCGCTGCTGATGAGCCTGCTGCGCAGCGAGCCGGCCGAGCGCCCGAGCATGGCGGAGGCCCGCGAGCGCCTGGCCGCGCTGACCGCGGGCGAGCCGACCCCGCCGATGACCCCGCTCCTGCTGTCCGGCAACCAGGGCGACCGCGTCGGCTCGCGTCCGCCGTGGCAGCGCGCGGAAGCGCAGTCCCCGTCCTCCGCGCCGATCCCGGCCCAGAAGGCCCCGTCGAACCCGCCGCGCACGCCGACGGCGGCGTTCATGCCGATGCGCTCGCCGGCCGCGCCGCCCCAGACGCCTGGGCCCAAGAGCTCCGGGCCTCAGCCCGCTGGGCCTCAGTCCGCTGGGCCCCAGACCCCGCCGCGCCAGGCCGCCCCGCTCCAGCAGACGCCGCCCCAGACCCCGCCGCGTCCGCAACCAGCCCAGAGCAGACCCCCGACGCCGCCCCGCACCCCCGCCACCACGGCAGCCGCCCCGAGCTACCCGAACGGCAAATCCGCGGACACCAAGCGCAAGGCCGCGATCCTCGCCGGCGGCGCGGCGGCCGTGGTCGTCGTCGCGGTGGTCGTCTTCCTGGTCCTGAGCAACGGCAGCGGCAACGACAAGGGCACGTCGCCGGTCGGCCAGCAGCCGCCGCCGTCGAACTCGGCGGGCGCGTCAAACCCGGCCAGCAACACGCCCAGTTCACCCCCCGTCGCAGGCCTCGGCCAGACCCCGAACGAAGGCCAGATCGGCTTCTCACCCGCTGGCCAGCGGGTGATCGACTTCTACAGTTTCCCGCAGGCGGCTGCGGCGGCGTGGTCGATGCTCACCCCGGCGGCCCAGCAGGTCTACGGCACCCAGGACACGTTCAACCAGTACTGGGCCAAGTTCCAGTCGGTCAGCAGCAAGGGCGCCCGCGGCGCCGACAACGCCGACGGCTCGGTGACCATCACTGTCACGGTCAACTTCCCCGACCACAGCGAAGCCAGGACGTTCAGGGTCATCAGCTCCGGCGGACAGCTCCTCATCGACTCGGACACGAAGAGCCAACAGGCTTCCAACCAGTAA
- a CDS encoding TVP38/TMEM64 family protein, with product MSGRTKLILALAVLALFAAAAVFLPIPGPADLRRWSTATGPATPLLLLLAYSLLTVAPIPRTVFNLAAGLLVGTVAGIAIGLVATTIAAGLSFGLARMLGRDLVTRHLHRAPVRLVNERLSGGGVLAITSLRLIPVVPFAPLSYLCGVSSVRLVPYLVGTALGSVPGTVAVVILGDALTGDTPPALLVCYGVFAAAGAIGLVRVLKKRAPAPEAEETAAPAPAG from the coding sequence GTGTCCGGCCGAACCAAGCTGATCCTCGCGCTCGCCGTGCTCGCCCTCTTCGCGGCGGCCGCGGTGTTCCTGCCGATCCCCGGTCCGGCCGACCTCCGGCGCTGGTCCACGGCGACCGGCCCGGCGACGCCGCTGCTCCTGCTGCTGGCGTACTCCCTGCTCACCGTGGCACCGATTCCGCGCACTGTGTTCAATCTCGCCGCCGGGCTGCTCGTCGGCACGGTGGCCGGGATCGCCATCGGCCTGGTGGCGACGACGATCGCCGCCGGGCTGTCCTTCGGCCTGGCCCGGATGCTGGGCCGGGACCTGGTCACGCGGCACCTGCACCGAGCGCCGGTCCGCCTGGTCAACGAGCGGCTCTCCGGCGGCGGCGTGCTGGCGATCACCTCGCTGCGGCTGATCCCCGTGGTCCCCTTCGCACCGCTGAGCTACCTGTGCGGCGTCTCGTCCGTCCGGCTGGTCCCGTACCTGGTGGGGACGGCTTTGGGCAGCGTCCCGGGCACGGTCGCGGTGGTCATCCTCGGCGACGCGCTCACCGGCGACACGCCGCCCGCGCTCCTGGTCTGTTACGGCGTCTTCGCGGCCGCCGGCGCCATCGGCCTGGTCAGGGTGCTGAAGAAGCGCGCGCCGGCGCCCGAGGCGGAAGAGACCGCGGCGCCGGCACCGGCTGGCTGA
- a CDS encoding DNA polymerase domain-containing protein — protein MPKNGDPVEYQVGPRSVRVSSPDKVYFPQRGITKRQVVEYYLAVAEPLLRAIGERPTTLKRYVDGVEGEWFYAKRVPKGAPDWLETARIAFPSGRTADEVCPTEAAVFAWAANLGTFDFHPWPVRRSDVDHPDELRVDVDPPDSAGFDDAVAVARVVREVLADAGLTGYPKTSGGRGVHVLVRIRPEWDFIAVRHAVIALGREVERRAPERATVSWWKEERGGRVFLDYNQAARDRTVASTWSVRGTPRATVSTPLTWAMLDDVHPDDFDVLTVPGFYAEHGDLHAPMDETAFGLETLLEWYERDDRDLGGAELPYPPDYPKMPGEPKRVQPSKARSDPE, from the coding sequence ATGCCCAAGAACGGCGATCCGGTCGAGTACCAGGTGGGACCGCGCTCCGTCCGAGTGTCGAGTCCCGACAAGGTCTACTTCCCGCAGCGCGGCATCACCAAGCGTCAGGTGGTCGAGTACTACCTCGCCGTGGCGGAGCCGTTGCTGCGCGCGATCGGCGAGCGGCCCACCACGCTGAAGCGCTATGTCGACGGCGTCGAGGGCGAGTGGTTCTACGCCAAGCGCGTGCCGAAGGGGGCGCCCGACTGGCTCGAGACGGCGCGGATCGCCTTCCCGTCCGGCCGCACGGCCGACGAGGTCTGCCCCACCGAGGCCGCGGTGTTCGCCTGGGCGGCGAACCTCGGCACGTTCGACTTCCACCCGTGGCCGGTCCGGCGGTCCGATGTGGACCATCCGGACGAACTGCGCGTGGACGTCGACCCGCCGGACTCGGCGGGGTTCGACGACGCCGTGGCGGTCGCCCGGGTCGTGCGCGAGGTGCTGGCGGACGCCGGGCTCACCGGCTACCCCAAGACTTCCGGCGGCCGCGGGGTGCACGTGCTCGTGCGGATCCGGCCGGAGTGGGACTTCATCGCGGTGCGCCACGCCGTGATCGCGCTCGGCCGCGAGGTCGAGCGGCGGGCCCCGGAGCGGGCGACCGTCTCGTGGTGGAAGGAGGAGCGCGGCGGCCGCGTCTTCCTCGACTACAACCAGGCGGCCCGCGACCGCACCGTCGCCTCCACCTGGTCGGTCCGCGGCACGCCCCGCGCCACCGTCTCGACGCCGCTGACCTGGGCGATGCTGGACGACGTCCATCCGGACGACTTCGACGTCCTCACCGTCCCCGGCTTCTACGCCGAGCACGGCGACCTCCACGCGCCGATGGACGAAACGGCGTTCGGCCTCGAAACGCTGCTGGAGTGGTACGAACGCGACGACCGCGACCTCGGCGGCGCGGAGCTGCCGTACCCGCCGGACTACCCGAAGATGCCCGGCGAGCCCAAGCGTGTGCAGCCGAGCAAGGCCCGTTCCGACCCGGAGTGA
- a CDS encoding DUF6221 family protein, which translates to MDDLIAFLAARVGQRQAMIMQAVRKAKDGEPLNRGEAKVAVEQRVRALGDIEIDVVNQMINEVEATRRIMLAHRTTVSEKVPGFPLYGSEYWCETCHVPADEAGSNWCLTLRLLALPYADHPDYSERWRP; encoded by the coding sequence GTGGACGACCTGATCGCGTTCCTCGCCGCGCGGGTGGGCCAGCGCCAGGCGATGATCATGCAGGCCGTGCGGAAGGCGAAGGACGGCGAGCCGCTCAATCGCGGTGAGGCGAAGGTGGCGGTCGAGCAACGCGTGCGCGCGCTGGGCGACATCGAGATCGACGTGGTCAACCAGATGATCAACGAGGTCGAGGCGACCCGCCGCATCATGCTCGCCCACCGGACCACGGTGTCCGAGAAGGTGCCCGGTTTTCCGCTCTACGGCAGCGAATACTGGTGCGAGACCTGTCACGTCCCCGCCGACGAGGCCGGGTCGAACTGGTGTCTCACGCTGCGCCTGCTCGCCCTGCCGTACGCCGACCACCCGGACTACAGCGAACGCTGGCGCCCCTGA
- a CDS encoding LLM class flavin-dependent oxidoreductase produces MTYRISVLDRSPVRRGRGNGQALRDTVAFAGDIEALGYHRFWVSEHHGVPGVAGSAPTVLAAAVASATGRIRVGTGGVMLPNHRPLVVAEQFGVLDSLFPGRIDLGLGRSVGFTDGVRRALGQGKEAADDFGDQVRELLAFFRGDQADYPGVHAIPAEGRRVPAFLLATGSGAALAAELGLPLVIAPVRGERVLLDAVARYRDEFRPSDQAAEPYVVVSTAVAVADSTAAARRLLVPEAWATVYSRSHGVFPPLSPPGEVLALPMTDRESARLDEVLAGQIGGTPDEVADRLGALVETVGADEVLVSTSTYDQSARVDSFAALAQVAGLAVPAA; encoded by the coding sequence GTGACGTACCGGATCTCCGTTCTCGACCGCTCGCCCGTCCGACGTGGGCGGGGGAACGGGCAGGCGCTGCGCGACACCGTCGCGTTCGCGGGGGACATCGAGGCGCTGGGGTACCACCGGTTCTGGGTTTCGGAGCACCACGGCGTGCCCGGGGTCGCCGGGTCGGCGCCGACGGTGCTGGCCGCGGCCGTCGCGTCGGCGACCGGGCGGATCCGCGTGGGCACCGGGGGAGTGATGCTGCCCAACCACCGGCCGCTGGTCGTGGCGGAGCAGTTCGGGGTGCTCGACTCCCTGTTCCCCGGCCGGATCGACCTCGGGCTGGGCCGCTCGGTCGGCTTCACCGACGGCGTCCGCCGCGCGCTCGGGCAGGGCAAGGAGGCGGCCGACGACTTCGGGGACCAGGTGCGCGAGCTGCTCGCCTTCTTCCGCGGCGACCAGGCGGACTACCCCGGGGTGCACGCGATCCCGGCCGAGGGCCGCCGGGTGCCCGCGTTCCTGCTGGCCACCGGTTCCGGCGCCGCGCTCGCCGCGGAGCTGGGGCTGCCGCTGGTCATCGCGCCGGTCCGCGGCGAGCGGGTCCTGCTCGACGCCGTCGCGCGGTACCGCGACGAGTTCCGGCCCTCGGACCAGGCCGCGGAGCCGTATGTCGTCGTGTCGACAGCGGTCGCCGTCGCCGATTCCACGGCGGCCGCGCGCCGGCTGCTCGTGCCGGAAGCGTGGGCCACGGTCTACTCGCGCAGCCACGGCGTCTTCCCGCCGCTTTCGCCCCCGGGCGAAGTCCTCGCCCTGCCGATGACCGACCGCGAAAGCGCCCGCCTCGACGAGGTGCTCGCCGGCCAGATCGGCGGCACCCCGGACGAGGTGGCCGACCGCCTCGGCGCGCTCGTTGAAACTGTCGGCGCCGACGAGGTCCTGGTGAGCACGAGCACCTACGACCAGTCCGCCCGGGTCGACTCGTTCGCCGCGCTCGCGCAGGTGGCCGGGCTCGCCGTTCCGGCGGCGTGA
- a CDS encoding AAA family ATPase: MIIWLNGTFGADKTTTSAELANRLGARVFDAEYVGYLLRIPFPEPVGDFQDLRLWRPLVVETAARIHEHTGGPLVIPQTILVEAYAREIFDGLAARGLPVAHFVLHAEPAELRRRIETDEGDPGARQWRLDHLDTYAEALPWLRRAGTIVDTDARMPADVAQEIAAAV, encoded by the coding sequence ATGATCATCTGGCTCAACGGCACCTTCGGCGCCGACAAGACCACCACGTCGGCCGAGCTGGCGAACCGGCTGGGCGCCCGCGTCTTCGACGCCGAGTACGTCGGCTACCTGCTGCGGATCCCGTTTCCCGAGCCGGTCGGCGACTTCCAGGACCTCCGGTTGTGGCGGCCGCTCGTCGTCGAGACCGCCGCCCGCATCCACGAGCACACCGGCGGCCCGCTCGTGATCCCGCAGACGATCCTCGTGGAGGCCTACGCCCGCGAGATCTTCGACGGCCTCGCCGCGCGCGGCCTGCCCGTCGCCCATTTCGTGCTGCACGCCGAGCCGGCGGAACTGCGCCGCCGCATCGAGACCGACGAGGGGGACCCGGGCGCGCGGCAGTGGCGCCTCGACCACCTCGACACTTACGCCGAGGCCCTGCCCTGGCTTCGTCGCGCGGGCACGATCGTGGACACCGATGCCCGGATGCCCGCGGACGTCGCCCAGGAGATCGCGGCCGCCGTCTGA
- a CDS encoding maleylpyruvate isomerase N-terminal domain-containing protein codes for MDLFPRAWGALQEAVHALDGGQWVAPSGCTGWLVQDLVFHLVIDAQDILITLASTTEAPATRDAVTYWRPAEPPTGTDPEAAFVRRSAAAYTGPAGLTHHFDDLAVAAGRAAAAADPAARVETCDEVFTVADYLSVYVVEATLHHLDLVRHLSGVDGPPPETTAATRSMVEKVTGQAFPAGVADREALLVATGRVPVPAAWGDFTPVVLG; via the coding sequence GTGGATCTTTTCCCCCGCGCCTGGGGCGCGCTGCAGGAGGCCGTCCACGCGCTCGACGGCGGACAGTGGGTCGCGCCCTCGGGCTGCACCGGCTGGCTCGTCCAGGACCTGGTGTTCCACCTGGTCATCGACGCGCAGGACATCCTGATCACGCTCGCCTCGACCACCGAGGCGCCCGCGACCCGCGACGCGGTGACGTACTGGCGGCCGGCGGAGCCGCCGACGGGAACCGACCCGGAAGCGGCGTTCGTCCGCCGGAGCGCGGCCGCCTACACCGGCCCGGCCGGGCTGACCCACCACTTCGACGACCTCGCCGTCGCCGCCGGGCGCGCCGCGGCCGCCGCGGACCCGGCCGCCCGCGTCGAGACCTGCGACGAGGTGTTCACGGTCGCGGACTACCTGTCGGTCTACGTGGTCGAAGCCACGCTGCACCACCTCGACCTGGTCCGGCATCTGTCCGGAGTGGACGGACCGCCGCCGGAGACCACGGCGGCGACCCGGTCGATGGTGGAAAAGGTCACGGGCCAAGCTTTTCCGGCCGGCGTGGCGGACCGCGAGGCTCTGCTCGTGGCCACCGGCCGCGTCCCCGTCCCCGCCGCGTGGGGTGACTTCACCCCGGTGGTGCTCGGATGA
- a CDS encoding PucR family transcriptional regulator yields the protein MPVTSVVPEVVAGTSLRHVLATLGEPLVRVLVAPLGLAVPVEDVVILDPEDPPEAHPGDLVLVIGARGRAAAAAIRAAGRGGAAAVAVKGEGGTEIAADAGVALLTVGAEARWEQVEALARGVVDAARAGGEAQTGEVLGDLFSLAQTVATLTGGLVSIEDTASRVLAYSRSSDEVDELRRLSILGREGPERYLAMLREWGVYQRLRAGEGIVRIDERPELGIRRRIAAGIHAGSQPLGTIWVQEGATPLTEQAEVALLGASRSLAPQLIRARTLPSPELRLREDLLAGLLDGRVDAESVADEIGADPARPAQVLAFALSSPGAVASDRQLRRAELVHLIAVHTAAYRRTALVSVLGGRVYALLPDLPEHSDAAVLALAREIVATARRHLDVPVRAALGGVVPRLSDAADSRGDADRVLATMARGRWPEPVASLADVRADVLLSEVLAYLADQPRIRDPRLAGLVAHDAEHGGILVPAVLAYLDAFGDVRAAARALNIHPNTVRYRVRRAGEVSGINLADPAQRLLTELQLRLRENA from the coding sequence GTGCCGGTGACGTCGGTGGTTCCCGAGGTGGTGGCCGGGACGTCGCTGCGGCATGTGCTCGCGACGCTCGGTGAACCACTCGTCCGGGTGCTCGTGGCGCCGCTCGGGCTGGCCGTGCCGGTGGAGGACGTGGTGATCCTCGACCCGGAGGACCCGCCCGAGGCCCACCCCGGCGACCTGGTGCTGGTGATCGGCGCGCGCGGCCGGGCGGCGGCCGCGGCGATCCGGGCGGCCGGGCGCGGCGGCGCGGCCGCGGTGGCGGTGAAGGGCGAGGGCGGCACGGAGATCGCGGCCGACGCGGGCGTCGCGCTGCTCACCGTCGGCGCCGAGGCGCGCTGGGAGCAGGTGGAAGCCCTGGCCCGCGGGGTGGTCGACGCGGCCCGCGCTGGCGGCGAGGCGCAGACCGGCGAGGTACTGGGCGACCTGTTCTCGCTGGCCCAGACCGTCGCGACGCTCACCGGCGGGCTCGTCAGCATCGAGGACACCGCCAGCCGCGTGCTCGCCTACTCGCGGTCCTCCGACGAGGTCGACGAGCTGCGCCGGCTGTCGATCCTCGGCCGCGAAGGCCCCGAGCGGTACCTGGCGATGCTGCGTGAGTGGGGCGTCTACCAGCGGTTACGGGCGGGCGAGGGGATCGTGCGCATCGACGAGCGGCCCGAGCTGGGCATCCGGCGGCGCATCGCGGCCGGCATCCACGCCGGTTCGCAGCCGCTCGGCACGATCTGGGTGCAGGAGGGCGCGACGCCGCTGACCGAGCAGGCCGAGGTCGCGCTGCTCGGCGCGAGCCGCTCGCTGGCGCCGCAGCTGATCCGCGCGCGGACGCTGCCCAGCCCCGAGCTGCGCCTGCGCGAGGACCTGCTGGCCGGGCTGCTCGACGGCCGCGTCGACGCGGAGTCGGTGGCCGACGAGATCGGCGCGGACCCGGCCCGCCCGGCGCAGGTGCTGGCGTTCGCGCTGTCGTCGCCGGGCGCCGTGGCATCCGACCGGCAGCTGCGCCGCGCCGAGCTGGTGCACCTGATCGCGGTGCACACCGCGGCGTACCGGCGAACCGCGCTGGTCAGTGTGCTCGGCGGGCGCGTCTACGCGCTGCTGCCGGACCTGCCCGAGCACTCGGACGCGGCCGTGCTGGCGCTGGCCAGGGAGATCGTCGCGACGGCGCGGCGGCACCTCGACGTGCCGGTGCGCGCGGCACTGGGCGGGGTGGTGCCCCGGCTGTCCGACGCGGCGGACTCCCGCGGCGACGCGGACCGCGTGCTGGCGACGATGGCCCGCGGGCGCTGGCCGGAGCCGGTCGCCTCGCTGGCCGACGTGCGCGCCGACGTGCTGCTGTCGGAGGTCCTCGCCTACCTCGCGGACCAGCCGCGCATCCGCGACCCGCGGCTGGCCGGGCTGGTCGCGCACGACGCCGAGCACGGCGGCATCCTGGTCCCCGCCGTGCTGGCCTACCTGGACGCGTTCGGCGACGTCCGCGCGGCGGCGCGCGCGCTGAACATCCACCCGAACACCGTCCGGTACCGCGTCCGCCGGGCCGGCGAGGTCTCCGGCATCAACCTGGCCGACCCCGCCCAGCGGCTGCTCACCGAACTCCAGCTGCGGCTTCGGGAAAACGCGTAG
- the pruA gene encoding L-glutamate gamma-semialdehyde dehydrogenase has protein sequence MDAVTQTPAPKNETVLTYAPGSAERAELEGALKKLGQAGPVDLTVTVGGEQRAGGGEKIDVVQPHNHGHVLGTIQSATKQDAADAVAAAGKAAPEWRALSFDDRAAILLRAADLLTGPWRATLNAATMLGQSKTATQAEIDSACELADFWRFNVEFGRRILAEQPISSPGVWNRMEHRPLEGFVYAITPFNFTAIAGNLPTAPALMGNTVLWKPSPTQSFAAHLTMRLLEEAGMPPGVINLLPGDGKAVSEVALTHRDLAGIHFTGSTATFQHLWGTVGGNIAGYRSYPRLVGETGGKDFVLAHPSADIDVLRTALVRGAFEYQGQKCSAASRAYIPRSVWEQLKDGLVAETEALSYGDVSDLSHFGGAVIDRRAFDKHASLFERVKGDSEVEILAGGTADDSVGYFVQPTVLVSSNPKHEIFSTEYFGPILSVHVYEDADFDSMLKVIDETAAYALTGAVIANDRAAVAKASEALRFSAGNFYVNDKPTGAVVGQQPFGGARASGTNDKAGSIFNLLRWTSPRSIKETFVPATVVRHPHQG, from the coding sequence GTGGACGCCGTAACCCAGACCCCCGCCCCGAAGAACGAGACGGTGCTGACCTACGCGCCGGGCAGCGCCGAGCGCGCTGAACTCGAGGGTGCGCTGAAGAAACTGGGCCAGGCGGGGCCGGTCGACCTGACCGTGACGGTCGGCGGCGAGCAGCGCGCCGGCGGCGGCGAGAAGATCGACGTCGTCCAGCCGCACAACCACGGCCACGTACTGGGCACCATCCAGAGCGCCACGAAGCAGGACGCCGCCGACGCCGTCGCCGCGGCGGGCAAGGCCGCGCCGGAGTGGCGCGCGCTGTCGTTCGACGACCGCGCCGCGATCCTGCTGCGCGCCGCCGACCTGCTGACCGGCCCGTGGCGCGCCACGCTGAACGCGGCCACCATGCTCGGCCAGTCGAAGACCGCCACCCAGGCCGAGATCGACTCCGCCTGCGAGCTGGCCGACTTCTGGCGCTTCAACGTCGAGTTCGGCCGCCGCATCCTGGCCGAGCAGCCGATCAGCTCGCCCGGCGTGTGGAACCGCATGGAGCACCGCCCGCTCGAGGGCTTCGTCTACGCGATCACGCCGTTCAACTTCACCGCGATCGCCGGCAACCTGCCCACCGCGCCCGCGCTGATGGGCAACACGGTGCTGTGGAAGCCGTCGCCGACGCAGAGCTTCGCCGCGCACCTGACCATGCGGCTGCTCGAAGAGGCCGGTATGCCGCCGGGCGTGATCAACCTGCTGCCGGGTGACGGCAAGGCCGTCTCCGAGGTCGCGCTGACGCACCGCGACCTCGCGGGCATCCACTTCACCGGCTCCACCGCGACGTTCCAGCACCTGTGGGGCACGGTCGGCGGGAACATCGCCGGCTACCGCAGCTACCCGCGGCTGGTCGGCGAGACCGGCGGCAAGGACTTCGTGCTGGCGCACCCGTCGGCCGACATCGACGTGCTGCGTACCGCGCTCGTCCGTGGCGCTTTCGAGTACCAGGGCCAGAAGTGCTCCGCCGCTTCGCGCGCGTACATCCCGCGCAGCGTGTGGGAGCAGCTGAAGGACGGCCTGGTCGCCGAGACCGAGGCGCTGTCCTACGGCGATGTCTCCGACCTGAGCCACTTCGGCGGCGCGGTGATCGACCGGCGCGCGTTCGACAAGCACGCGTCGCTGTTCGAGCGCGTGAAGGGCGACTCCGAGGTCGAGATCCTCGCCGGTGGCACCGCCGACGACAGCGTGGGCTACTTCGTGCAGCCGACGGTCCTGGTTTCGTCCAACCCGAAGCACGAGATCTTCAGCACTGAGTACTTCGGTCCGATTCTTTCGGTGCACGTCTACGAGGACGCCGACTTCGACTCGATGCTCAAGGTGATCGACGAGACCGCCGCGTACGCCCTCACCGGCGCGGTGATCGCGAACGACCGCGCGGCCGTGGCGAAGGCGTCGGAGGCGTTGCGGTTCAGCGCCGGCAACTTCTACGTCAACGACAAGCCGACCGGTGCCGTCGTGGGCCAGCAGCCGTTCGGCGGGGCCCGCGCGTCGGGCACCAAC